In the genome of Sphaeramia orbicularis chromosome 13, fSphaOr1.1, whole genome shotgun sequence, one region contains:
- the LOC115431204 gene encoding olfactory receptor 52N2-like yields MEKMENVSSHQTFILNGFDDLGALRPILFIPYSSMFVLSFVANVLLIYVIISQKNLHSPMYILIACIAVVDLGLPLCFVPQLLLSFLLDWRGISVTGCLLQMFFVHLVSAFHSTVLVWMSLDRYFAICTPLHYHKHMALLRFMKFAIPFFIRNVFLVTLVVILAGKLWFCGGNVINHCFCEHMAVVELACGSTAVNSLLGLVSVFLIPVVDIFFIVVSYMIVFVTVLRSGRSGVKALHTCVTHMLVMVVTLAVALIALLSYRINNNLPSAIQVFFSTMYMLFPSCFNPIIYGIRTTEIRLNILKTLSCC; encoded by the coding sequence ATGGAGAAGATGGAGAACGTCTCCTCACACCAGACCTTCATCCTAAATGGTTTCGATGACCTCGGAGCGCTGAGGCCCATCCTCTTCATCCCATACTCCTCCATGTTTGTCCTCTCATTTGTCGCTAACGTTCTGCTGATCTACGTTATAATTTCACAGAAGAACCTCCACTCGCCGATGTACATCCTGATCGCCTGCATCGCTGTCGTAGACCTGGGCCTCCCGCTCTGCTTCGTTCCCCAGTTGTTGTTGAGTTTCCTGTTGGACTGGAGGGGAATCTCGGTGACCGGTTGCCTCCTGCAGATGTTCTTCGTCCACTTAGTTTCAGCTTTCCATTCCACGGTCCTGGTGTGGATGTCTCTGGACCGATACTTCGCCATCTGTACGCCGCTCCACTACCACAAACACATGGCTCTACTGAGATTTATGAAGTTTGCGATCCCGTTTTTCATCAGAAACGTCTTTTTGGTCACGCTGGTCGTGATTCTGGCGGGAAAGTTGTGGTTCTGCGGTGGAAACGTGATAAACCACTGTTTCTGTGAACACATGGCGGTGGTGGAACTGGCCTGTGGATCCACCGCCGTCAACAGCCTTCTGGGGTTGGTCTCGGTGTTCCTCATCCCTGTGGTGGACATCTTCTTCATCGTTGTCTCCTACATGATCGTGTTCGTTACCGTGCTGAGGTCGGGCAGGTCAGGGGTCAAAGCTCTGCACACCTGTGTTACTCACATGCTGGTCATGGTCGTCACCTTGGCCGTCGCACTCATCGCTTTACTGTCGTATCGGATCAACAATAACCTTCCATCAGCCATTCAAGTTTTTTTCAGCACCATGTATATGCTGTTTCCGAGCTGTTTCAACCCGATCATCTACGGCATCAGAACCACGGAGATACGACTGAACATCCTGAAGACGCTGAGCTGCTGCTGA